The Lathyrus oleraceus cultivar Zhongwan6 chromosome 5, CAAS_Psat_ZW6_1.0, whole genome shotgun sequence genome includes the window atatatatatatatatatatatatatatatatatatatatatatatatatatatatatatatatatatatatatatatatatatatatatatatatatatgagtttaattgaaatacactgacagtgtaaaaggattttacaccgtcagttaatcatggacgttggatattaaaagaagtttgacttttatttaaaaatctataaaataatacaaacgggtgatggtgatgaaccgacggtgtaaaacttttaCACTAacagtgcatagtaattaatctctctctctctctctctctctcctctctctctctctctctctctctctctcttcctctctctctctctctctctctctctctctctctctctctctctctctcttctctctctctctctctctctctctctctctctctctctctctctctctctctctctctctctctctctctctctctctctctctcctctctctctcttctctctctcgctctctctctctctctcctctctctctctctctctctctctcttctctctctctctctctctctctctctctctctctctctctctctctctctctctctctctctctcctctctctctctctctctctctctatatatatatatatatatatatatatatatatatatatatatatatatatatataaatgataatatttttattcaattaatcattcgattaaatataaattaaaaaatatgaTTTAAAATAAACTAAAACAACTTATTATTTGAGTAAGTTgaacctatatatatatatatatatatatatatatatatatatatatatatatatatatatatatatatatatatatatatatatatatatatatatatattaaaaatatttttatttataaatatcaataattttttatattaacatataaacataaataaatattattGTTAGCGATAGAACCTAAATCCACAGGTTTTATCTATTTAACAAAATCAACATACATCTAATATATATTAAAtgatataaaaaaaataaattaatttcTAGAAATTACATTTCAAAACTTTCAATGTATTTTATAAAactttaataaaaaataattttttttctaattaaataattaatacaTATTCAAACTTTATAAAATGGTTTTCATTAAGTAACAAAGATATGTGAAAAAAGTGTATTAAGTCATGAACAGGCACTTGTATATGTTATTCTAgagaaataaaaataatatattttattgaATAAACAATAGATTAAAGGTAGTGTATGTTATTCTAgagaaataaaaataatatattttattgaATAAACAATAGATTAAAAGTAGTGCTATGTCAGTGTAAATAAGTATTACTCTGACATCTAATCAAAATATTTTatcaaaatattttatattgACAAATCATaacaatattttaaaaataaaagtatGATGTAATAGGATACACAGATTTCATTGATTGACAGAGTAAAAATATTTTCTATTATCCGTGCATATTTTTTTTTCTCATAAATAATATTGAAAGCTAATTGGACTCTATATTGTAAATTAAAACTATGGACTTTTTTTAAAGCTAATTTATTAAATGTTATAATAAAGTAttctcttcatttattttgaCTTAATTTGTATACgtaccaaaataaaaaatatttttgttatttttaatataaatttattTTACTCTACCACTCTTAACAATTTATTATCTATATTAATTTATTTCGCATGCATTTTGTAATTATTATTGACAAAATAacaattaatattatattaaatttaaaaaaagCGAGTAAATAGAAACAATTTTTTTCTACAAATACGACAAATAAATTATAATCGAGGAAGTAATAATAATATCTCTTTTGTTCCAAATTCAAATCATCTATATCTTaaattattttatatatatatatatatagatatatatatatatatatatatatatatatatatatatatatatatatatatatatatatatatatatatatatatatatatatatatatatatatatatatatatatatatatatatatatatatatatatatatataaaagcCTAATAATTGTAGTATTAAAAAAAGCATAACAAATAtcatttttcaaattttcatttgTGCTCATTTCACTAACATGGCTAGAGGGAAGGTGAAACTTGCATACATAATGAATAACTCAACAAGGAGAGCAACATTCCGAAAAAGGAGAAATGGTTAGAGATAAGCTATTCTTTAGTTTTAATTAAAACATGCATTATCTATTCATAACatacttattgttttagttttCCATAACCACCATAATTAGGGTCTTGATTCCAAATATGTCTATATGGGTATTCCCACAATTTAGTCATTTGTAATGTTATGTGGGATTAATCTCACTCATTCAGGGATTAATCCCTTCTATATGGTGGATTTTTACTTTGTGTCTTCTTATCGTGTCTTTGGATTTTGACTGTTGTTGTTTtgtattttttgattttttttcttttaatcTTTACTAGAGATTTTGTTATAATACTTTTTGGAATATTTTGAGCTTCTTGTATATTTTTTATCTTtcgttatatatatatatatatatatatatatatatatatatatatatatatatattatatatatatatatatatatatatatatatatatatatatatatatatatatatatatatatatatatatatatatatatatatatatatatatttgccctaaaaaatagcaaaaaattGCTTTTTTTAacaatttattttcttttatttccacAACTTAATGAAACTctttattaaaatatattttattgtGTCCTTTTAAAATATGAATCAAGTTTTTTTCACAATTGTTTTCAATAATATTGGATTTGTCCATTtacaaaattataaataaatttaaagttttaattgtttttaataTAGACACTTGTTGCGGACATTGAATTAggatttttttatttatttaaaataatagAAGTTATTGATGGTAATAACAATTTTTATAAAAGATATAGATTAACATTTTTTAAAGCTTCTGACTTTCACGATTCTCTTCGAGAAGTTAAGTTTCACAGCCGGAATAACTTACCCTATCTGTGTAAAAAACAAATTGCACTTTTTTGATAATTTAGTTGCGCTTTAATACCActttcataaaaaaattattttgcATTAATCGTTTGAGGAATAGTTTTGTTGTATACAATAAAGTATTCTGATTCAAAAGAATAATTTCTGcaaataaattatttttatagtaaaattaaataaaactcaaatttcaatttctTAATCATTCAAATTGCATATTTAACTATTCTTAACAAATAAATAATTAAATCTATATGATTTTATAAATATATTTTCAACAGGTATTCTAAAGAAGATCGATGAACTTAGCACCCTTTGCGGGATAGATGCATGTGCAATCATCTATGGAGAAAACAATCCTCAAGCAGAGGTTTGGCCATCTAGGATTGGAGTAAGAAGTGTATTGTACAGGTTCATGCGATTGCCTGAACTCGAACGAAGCAGAAAAATGGTAGATTTGGAAGGCTTTTTGTCAGACAGCATCGTAAAAGCCCGAGAACTGTTGAAAAAACAAATCGAGGAAAATCAGAAGAAAGAAATGGCTTATCTTATTACTCAATTTATCCATACCGGTGAATATAACATGGAAAATATGAGTTTGACTAAGGTAACTAGCCTGGCAGCCTTTATTGACAAGAGTCTGAAGGAAGTTGAGCAGAGATTGGCTTCAACAGATGTCCATGACCAAGAGGTTGTTGCAAATGGTGCTAGAGCTCTTAACGAAGGAGATATGCTGGCGAATATGGATCATGCTACTAACCAAGGTTTGGACATGAACAATAATTATGGTATGCATAGTGATGATCAATTTTCTATCAACTTCTCTGAGCTAGAATTTAACGATGCTAATTTCAATCCAAATGGATTTTGATCTAATTTGGAGTATTTTGGTTATATTTCTAAGTTGCATCTCTCATGTTTCAATTTGTTCTGACTTTTTGTCTTGAAATTTTTGTGTTACATTTGCTCACAATGCATGTTTGTTTTAAACATGTACTATTTTTTTTCTCTATAtgtaatatttatttttatagtGTTGGTATTCACCAATGAAATTGAAATAGATAGTTTAATAAATATAGATTAGAGTTTTTAATAATTTCAAAAATATGATACTTTATTCATAATTTTGATTGTTGCGAATATAGTAAGTGTGAGGAATGTGAATAATAGTCTTATATTGATTGGTAATGTGGAGATTTGAGCCTTTATAAATGAGAGAACACATCCGCTTATCACTTAAAATTTTTGGAAGAATATGTGGCGTGTCTCTCACAAAAGTGTAATTTAAAAGAAGAAATCTAAAAATTACCCCTAACATCGGTTATCGATATATTACTATGTGATTAAAAATTGTCGGAGGagataaaatatttttttcatCTCCATTACACTCATGATATTTTAATTAGTGGAGGCAAAGTTGGAGAAGTATTTGGATTATAAAGGCAATTTATTGTTGTTTAAATTCATGTATGAATTAATTGTCAAATTTCATAAGAGAAGATATTGCTTATAATCGGCATAAAAATGTGACTAATATTTATAACTGCAAAATAGGAGCCGTGCATTTTAAATACCTCGATTTAGCAATTGGGTCAAATCTTAAACGAATTTCTACATGGAAACCTAGAATTGATTCTTTGAGATCTAGGTTATCAAGTTAAAATCATAAACATTTATCGATTGGTGGTTGGGTAGTTATAATAAAATTAGTCTAGGCATGTCTATTTCACCAATCACGGTCCTCCTCGACCCGTCAAACACTCTCACCATCAGTTCACTTGGTTTCATGACAAGTTCTTCGATAGTCAGTTTAGTCAGGGATCCTTTAGGCATCACATTAAGGGGGGAACCAGTGTCCACCAAAACTCTGGATATAACTGTGTCCACACACTTGAAGCTAGTGGAAATATACCCGAACACATCACAGTCTCAAACATACAATAGAGTCCtcattgaactttatttattcctgaaggaaagggaaaacatcgataaaacctgggggaaagagatatgctgggtaaggaagtcggttatgcaatgggaatgtattagcatccctaacatccatggtactccatgggaaccgttttaattattctcgctcgaataggtgtgatatctaaagttactcgcaaaagaatgaTGGAAAATAAGAGAAATATATAAAGTactcggtgaggattagggccctcatgcctacgtatcctcatagtgaaatgaggaattcagagctctgtagttcatagaactagtggtgggaggtgaaaataattgtgatcaaagtatggtctgaaccaaaggattgtATGATTTGAAttccaacaaggggtgaaaatatgaacccaagagtaaaactggctTTAACCGACATGTGGACTAGCAGGGCTATCACTATATGGTATAGCCGAAAACAAGgtgaattaagtgtttggggaTGATCCAAAcagctcttggttcacaaggtgacgcaagaTGGAGCACAAAAAGGTAGTGTATTTGGCTAAAAGAATAGGGTATACCATACagagtgaatgaaggtagaatatgagtGTATCATGGAGATGGACGGAGAAATTCCCTAAGGCAGGAGTAATAAATAAGTATGGTCGCGGAGGATTTGAAccctcatgcctatgtattctcatcgtgcaatgagaaaatcataGCAGTCGTAGTTTAGCCTACTATGGCTAAAAACAAAGAGAGATTTGATAGGATTAGCCATAGGCAAGGTAGATTGCTTAACAAGCAAGAGTGTGACACTAACCAATGATGGTAATCAACCATAAGGACAAATGAGATatagccagagtctgaactccacGGGGCAAGATAGATGAATGCCATAGTCTGAACTAATACAAAGTCAAGGAAACAGATTCTCAGAGTTTGAACTCAATAAGGGCAAAAGGAATAAAGTACCAAAGTCCGAACTTCAAGACAATGTCAAAGGTCGCCAGAGTCTGCACTCCATGGTCAAGGTGTATAAGCATGCCATAGTTTGAACTATATAAGGCAAAGATACTGATCTGAAAGCCAAAGTCTGAACTTCAAAAGGGAGAAAGAGTATTATGCCAAAGTTTGAACGGTAAGGCAATGGAAGAGGTAGCCAGAGTCTGAACTTAATAGGCTAAGTGAATGTCAAAGTCTGAACTGTAAGGCATAATAATATGTCAAAGTCTGTACTATATAGATAAAATCAGGGGCGgccagagtctgaactcaatAGGGAAAGAATGCCAAGATCTGCATCTTATAGGCAAGGAATAAAGCCAGAGTATGTACTCCATAAGCTGAAAGATATTACCAAGGCCTGCACCTCGTGGGCAAGAAACAAAGCCAGAGTCTGTACTCCATAGGCTGAATGCCAAGGTTTGTACCTTATAGGCAAAGAATAAAGATGCCACAGTCTGAATTGCATGGGCGAGATGCCAAGGTATGTACCTCATAAGCAAAAAATAAAGCCAGAGTATGAACTCCATGAGGCGAGATGCCAAGGTCTGTACCTCATAAGCAAAAAATAAAGCCAGAGTATGAACTCCATGGGGCGAGATGCCAAGGTCTATACCTCATAGGCAAAGAATAAAGCCAGAGTATGTACTCCATGGGTTGAAGGAGGTTGCCAAGGTTTGCACCTTGTGGGCAAGCAGCAAAGTATGTCATAGTCTGAAGTGATAGGTAGTACATGAAGCAATTGATTGAGAAATGGGTATGTGACCCCAAGATAATGATCCCAAGAAAATGTATGAACATCCAGGAGGAGAGTATGATATTGAaggtgaaggagaattgcggtccaaaacgcaacggaaattaaaattttctcctttaaagatccttacgaatggtcatgatcagtgatatacTATTTACCTtttgtgacgattgaaacctttggtgcagatctcttgtgacgatcaaaacctttgacgcagatccacgaagcgatcacgaacgttgaacaatgacaacgtctctactcagtccacacgaacgggttccttcaatctcagtgctagctggtacgaatgaaggctttgagtgagagagagagagagagagaaaacgaaaataatgcaaccgcaattaatgcttctgcacaagggttctatttatagaaccacttgtgtgggcttcaagctaaaagcccacttaagtgtattttggcccatatcttataatatgcccaaaatcacttaagtccatggtaccttaccatatttcgtattctactcaagtacaccgtaccttacgatgttctataattcacttaagggcaccgtaccttacggtattccttagttactctgtctctcatcaatccgtcctttgtgtgtgaccctgtaggttttcgcggcattggcaattatattaaatcatgtatttaacataataaacagtgagcggtatctagcaacacatcactgctacccaagacacgaaaatgtcaagtgatatgacaattccttctgtgataatacttatgtatataattacccttttgcccttatgtctatattgaacacaaggcatagaccgtgtcatccttgtccagttcaatattgggcccatagacatttatcctgttatgcaggatgggcaaattccatctaggtcactcatgtccctcagcatgcttcgtggagtacccatcaactgtctttatggttatccagttacggacaacgttggatcagcaataaagcactcgactctacatccaggatccatagtggtttcaggt containing:
- the LOC127088324 gene encoding agamous-like MADS-box protein AGL80, with translation MARGKVKLAYIMNNSTRRATFRKRRNGILKKIDELSTLCGIDACAIIYGENNPQAEVWPSRIGVRSVLYRFMRLPELERSRKMVDLEGFLSDSIVKARELLKKQIEENQKKEMAYLITQFIHTGEYNMENMSLTKVTSLAAFIDKSLKEVEQRLASTDVHDQEVVANGARALNEGDMLANMDHATNQGLDMNNNYGMHSDDQFSINFSELEFNDANFNPNGF